A window of Hordeum vulgare subsp. vulgare chromosome 5H, MorexV3_pseudomolecules_assembly, whole genome shotgun sequence genomic DNA:
GTCGTAGCCATCAACATCATCATTCGTCACATATTTCTCCTTTGACAAAGCTCATCACAACCTTATTCTAGGATCCAGTTATGAAGAATGCAACatgcagccccccccccctcacatGTTCGCCCGGCCCGCCCCCACGAGCGGGAGGGTGAACCCTAAATCGCGCCGCCGCCAGTCGTCCCCTCGCTGCCCTCCCCCTCGTCGCCGCCGGGCAGAGCCCGGTCGGCGTAGGCGGCGGCGGGTCCTTTCTCCTTCCTCGGCGGCTCTCTACGATGTGGGATGCAACGGCCACCTCGGGGGCGCGGCACTCACGCAGGGCGTAGCGACGGCTATGCCAACGTCCGTGCCGGCAGCATGGGCGGACGTGGGTCTGCGGCTGCTGCGTCGGCTAGGCTAGGCTAGGCTTGGAGGACAGGGCTGTGAGAGCCTGGTGCGAGGGATTTCCGCGCGGCATCAGCCGACGGGGGTGCATGCCTCGTGCGGCGGCCAGATCTAGCCGGCAGGCAGCGCGGGCCGCGATGGCAGGAGCCGGTGGCGTCTGCTTCCCCTCCGGCAGCAGGCTCTATGGGCGGCAGCGGTGATCGACTTTGGGGGTGGGCTCGGTCTGGGCAGCTGTGAGGCTGGGCGGCGGAGCGCGTCCGGCGGGtgtggtggtgcggcagccaggcTCCTTCGGGCGTTGTTGGGCGGCAGTGTCGGCCTCCTTCTCCCGAATCTGGTCCGGCGGGGCGCGGGTTGGGCAGGTACCGAGGGTGTCAGCTGCACGCGTTTCTGGGATGGGCCAGATCTAGGGTTCGTTCTTGGGCGGGTCAGATCGGGCCCGGGGTGGATCGGAGCTTTTGCTTCGGGTAAAAGAGGTTGGGAGTGACCCGGGATGCGCCCGCACGGATGCTCGGGCTTCCCTCGCGGGTACGGTGCTCGTTGGTGGTGGTCGTGATACTGGTGTGTTGGTGCACGGATCGGTGACAGTGACTGTGGGCATGGTGTCGGGTGAACTCGCGTGAGCATGGGCTTGGGGCTAGCTCGCCGGCGGCCATCGACAGTATCAGAGTCGTGTCCCCTCCAGTCCGCTTGGTATTGGCTGGGGACGCAGGTGTGGAGGCCTCCTACGGTGGAGGCGTCTACCCAGACTCGGGGACTGATGTCGGGCTAGGAGTTGACGACCTTTGTCCGTTGGACTCGGCGGCGGCGACGCTCGGCGTCGTTCTCCCTCTTGAGGGTGTTGTCGTGGAGCCTAGGTCTGCTAGGTCgtagttgttggaattatgccctagaggcaataataaatatagttattattataattactgtatcaagataatcgtttattatccatgctataattgtattgaatgaagactcatttacatgtgtggatacatagacaaaacactgtccctagcaagcctctagttggctagccagttgatccaagatagtcagtgtcttctgattatgaacaaggtgttgttgcttgataactggatcacgtcattgggagaatcacgtgatggactagacccaaactaatagacgtagcatgttgatcgtgtcattttgttgctactgttttctgcgtgtcaagtatttgttcctatgaccatgagatcatataactcactaacaccggaggaatactttgtgtgtatcaaacgtcgcaacgtaactgggtgactataaagatgctctacaggtatctccgaaggtgttcgttgagttagtatggatcaagactgggatttgtcactccgtttgacggagaggtatctcggggcccactcggtaatacaacatcacacacaagccttgcaagcaatgtaacttagtgtaagttgcgggatcttgtattacggaacgagtaaagagacttgccggtaaacgagattgaaataggtatgcggatactgacgatcgaatctcgggcaagtaacataccgaaggacaaagggaatgacatacgggattatatgaatccttggcactgaggttcaaacgataagatcttcgtagaatatgtaggatccaatatgggcatccaggtcccgctattggatattgaccgaggagtctctcgggtcatgtctacatagttctcgaacccgcagggtctgcacacttaaggttcgacgttgttttatgcgtatttgagttatatggttggttaccaaatgttgttcggagtcccggatgagatcacggacgtcacgagggtttccggaatggtccggaaacgaagattgatatataggatgacctcatttgattaccggaaggttttcggagttaccgggaatgtaccgggaatgacgaatgggttccgggagttcaccgggggggcaacccaccccggggaagcccataggccttgagggtggcgcaccagcccttagtggtctggtgggacagcccaaaagggccctatgcgcattggaagaaaaatcaaagagaaaagaaaaaaaaggaggaggtgggaaaggaaagaaggactccacccaccaaaccaagtaggactcggtttgggggggagtccttcccccctttggctcggccgacccccttggggctccttgagccccaaggcaaggttccccctctcccacctatatatacggaggttttagggctgatttgagacgacttttccacggcagcccgaccacatacctccacggtttttcctctagatcgcgtttctgcggagctcgggcggagccctgctgagacgagatcatcaccaacctccggagcgccgtcacgctgccggagaactcttctacctctccgtctctcttgctggatcaagaaggccgagatcatcatcgagctgtacgtgtgctgaacgcggaggtgccgtccgttcggtactagatcgtgggactgatcgcgggattgttcgcggggcggatcgagggacgtgaggacgttccactacatcaaccgcgttcactaacgcttctgctgtacggtctacaagggtacgtagatcactcatcccctctcgtagatggacatcaccatgataggtcttcgtgtgcgtaggaaattttttgtttcccatgcgacgttccccaacagtagtgtGGGGGTGTTTAGCTCGCTCGGTGCGTGCTTCCGGACGGTAGCATAGTTTATGTGTGCCAGGTATCTGAGGATCGGCTTTGTAAGAGGGCTACCTCACCATTTTGTATCATTCGGCCGTGTACTTCTGTGgttgttgctttatatataaagcagggCGAAAGCCTATTTCAAGAAGAATGCAACATGCAAGAATGAACATAACTTGGACGCGAAAAGTGTGGAATGTCGTCCGATTCAGGATCTTAAAGCTATTATTCATAGCTCCAAATGCACTCTCAACCGGCTAGAGTGTCTAAGATTGAACAATATTGCAACAGCCCTAGGATGGTTCCTAGAAGGGATCTCGTTTATAGGGTATTTGATTTTCCTAGAAGGTGAAAGAACACACACCGACAAGCATATCCAGCGTATACCTGGCCATATCTCGGGCCGGGTCGGGCCCAAAAAACCCGTGGTGCAAAATCCAGGCCTGACCCGGCCCGGTCCGACCATCGGGCCTAATTTTTGGGCCCAAGCCCGGTCCGGACCGACGTAGACGTAAAAGCAGATTTTCACGGGCCCGGCCCGGCCACCAGGCTTGATTATCAGGCCCGAGCTCGGCCGTGGGCAAGGCCGGGTCGGGTCGGCTGACCGGGCGGGGCTGCCCATGGCCAGATATAATCCAACATCTCATAGGCAGAACTACCATCGGAATATTGATCCCATCAGGTCGAGACATAATAAGAATATTAGCTTCATGGGCTGATCCTTCACAACCAGCTAAAACATATGTGACCTTTAGGTCAAAGTCACCAAGTGAAAACACATTGTGGCTTATGTGGTGCTTTCTAACCCTCGCTACTAGGTAAATATTATTATGAAAACATACTATTATGACCTTTATTATGCAAATACAACCATAATATGGGCATGAAAACATATTATTATGACTCTACTAAAACAATACAAAGATGTCATGTCATGAACTACAAGTAGTGTTTACCTTGAAACATGGATACCATCTAGGGCTCGTACGGATCATGGTAGAAGTTTGCCTAATTTGTATCTTGATCATCTCtcttctgaactcctcaagagTGTACAAGACTTACTGAAATGTGTTGGAAATGGTCTCACTAGATCTCCTGAACATATTGTAAATAACCCCGAATCTTTGACTATGACCAAGAACATGAAGGAACAAGCAAACTTGCTCTTCCACATATATGTGAATGCTATCTTTTAGCTGCCCTTGTCCTAAACGTCTCCAAAAACTTGGCAAAATGAGTTCTTCGCATTTAAAGCATATTCACGATCTCTAGATCGTTGTTGTTGTAGATGTAGTTTAGATTCGCTATCCTCTTCCTATCTCGGGTTAACATTGGATCATAACGGATGACATGCTTATCACTCCGATAAACCGCTCTCTTGTGGACCAACATGACCCTGGATTAAATCACAACTATGAGTGTTGTTGTCCGAATAACCAGCTTCATCGGTTCGGCCATACCAACCTAATGGCGAAATTAATGTTGTGGCAAGTACTGGCGAAATCGACCTTGCATCCTACCTAACGAACTAatagagcggggggggggggtatagtaCTTACACCCTTTGGAGCCGACGACCCGTCCATGACACAGACGAGGACGTCGAGGAAGATGACACTGACTCCGAGATGAAGGGAAGAAGCACTTCCTACTGTTGGAGATTGAAGTCGCCGACGACACCGCTTTTGCAGATTTGAGTCATCGCTGCCAAAAACGAAAGGCTGGACGCCAAGGAAGACGAGACAGACTCCGAGATATTGGGGAGAATCAGTTCCTGCTTCTCGAGATTGAAGTCGTCGCGGCCACCGCTTTTGCATATTTGAGTCACCGCTGTAAAAAAATGAAAGACTGGACGTCGAGGAAGACGAGACGAACTTCGAGATGAAGGGGAGAAGCACTTCCTCGAGATTGAAGTcgtcatcccccccccccccccccccccccccgcgcgctttTGTATATTTATGTCGTCACTGCCAAAAAGAGAAGGCTGGATTTGTCCTATTGGTAGAGGGGAGagtaaattatttaaaaaatcatttttttttttgcatgggTTACGTATCATTCAAGTTCAAATGCACCAGCTGTTTTAGAACGAAATGCAAATATTTCGCTGACCCTAAAAATAACCTGAAACTTCAAAAGAAGTTTCATAAAAAAATTAAACCTAAACCTTGGTGCGACATGATGGTAACAAGTTGACTCTAATATGATATGTATTCATATCTTAATTGCATAATTTGATTCAGATTCGTATCTGAATTTGCACTACACTGAAATTTACGGTTTTATTACCAAAATTTACCTGTTCCAGATATGTAAAATCAATTAGCCATCATTTCTGTAGGGTTCTCCTGTAAAATAATCTACACACAAACACAGTGATTTACATCCAGTTTAGCTACACATAGAACACCTGCCCAACATTCAGCAGGCTCTCATGGGGAACATTGAAGATGGCGCTGTTCTCCCTGCAGATCTTCCTCAGGAAGGCGTAGAGGTAGTCGATGGCGAGCTTCTTCAGCGGCCCCGAGTCCCTGCGAGCCCTGATGACGGTGTTCCCGAGGATGTGCACGACCCCGGCGTCCCTGCACGAGTTCAGGAACGCGACCTCGTCGCCCACGGTCTCAAACCCCAGGGTCGCCGTTGTAGTCTGCGCCGACGACATGGACCCCGGGAGGTTCGGGGAGCGCACCGGCACAATGGAGTCACGGGAGGCGTAGCTGAGGTCGGCGGCGGACCTGGCGTCGTTGCTTGCCTCGTCGATCAGCTCCTGCTGGTCCAGGGCGCTGTAGTCGTCGGAGTCCGAGTACTCCTCCATCATGCTCTCCAGCCGGACGAAGAGCAGCAGGCTGCTGAAGAGCATCTTCTCGAAGTCGTCGTCCTTCCTGTGGATGTCCTTGTAGCCATACCGTGCCACACAGCGGAACATGTGGAAGTTCTTGGGGCCGATCCGCTTCACGAGGAACCGCTCGTCCAGCGGCACGGTGTACACCGGCAGGTACTTGACGCAGACGAACACCAGGGTGGAGTGGATCGCCGGGAGGTTGGTGATGAAGTGCGAGAAGATGTGGGGGACACCACTCGCCAGCTCCGTGTACACCAGGCCTATCCCGGGCACCCGGACCAGGCCGAGGCTCGGGCCGAGGCCCAGGATCCACGCCATGGACACCTTGCTGTGCATCTCGAACTCGTAGCGCTTGAGCGTGCCGTAATGCCACACGTACATGATGAGGAGGATGGCCGCCGCGAACACCAGAGGAACCCAGCCGCCCTGGTCAATCTTCTTCATGACGGCGGTCAAGTACGGGATCTCGACGACCAGCGACAGCACCGTGAAGAGCAGGACCAAGGCCCAATGGCTGCGCCATACCAGCAGCATTATGGGGATCATGAGAAATGTCGTCACAAGCATAACCATTATCACAGCTGTACCTGTTCATGCAGCATGCAACACTCATGTTAGCAACCGTGCTAATTTTAGAGAAATACAAGCATTTCGTTTTACCATAAGCATTTGCAATCTGGGACTGATTCTTGAACCCAGCCGTGACGGCAATACAGAGAATCAGGAGGATCCAATTAATATCGGGGCTGTATATCTGGCCAAGATACTTCTTGGAAGTatggatgatcttcactctggggAAGCAGCCCACCGCAAGCGCTTGCTTGATGATTGAGTACGTTGCGGAAATAGTTGCCTGGCTAGAAACTATTGCAGCAGCCGTTGCAACAACAAATGCTGGCCAAAGTATACGCTCTGCACCAAATAATCATGTCACTATGTATTCTAATAAATACAGTATAATCACATAATCGGGGTTTTCCCTATGTCTGAATTTTACCTGGAAGAGAAAAATAGAAGGAGTGGGAGACTTTGTCTTTGTGCGTGGCTATATAGGCAGCTTGACCAGTATATTGCAAAAGAAGACATGGGAACACAACCGTCGTGAAAGCAATCTGCGTTTCGAAATGATAAACGATGTTAGCAAGCACCAGCAAGCAAATGGACTGATGTATGTACTCATGTGAAAGTTATATTATTGAAATGTAAATCTACTACCTGCACGAATATAATAATGAATGCATTCCTACTAAAATGAAGATTAAAATATGCACAGTGAAGGACTATCACAACCAACAAATGGTACCTGAATAGCTTGCACAGGAAAATATGACAGGTCAGCGAATAGAGCTTCTGTCCCTGCAGCATGAGCAAAAATGTCATGTCTGTTTATTAGCCAGTTTACAAAGGACGAGGCAACCTCTAAATTCAGGTAAGGATTTCAGACCTGTTATGCTGAGCATAATCCCACCTAGCGAAGCCCAACTGGTCTTCCCCCGCTTAAAATAACGATATACATAAATAGGATTGAATGCCTTGAGAACCGATCTATCATATGTATAAATGTTTACAGCCCCCAGGACTCCAATAAGTATAAACCAAACAAATACTATTGGTGCAAAAAGCCAGCTGACTTTGTCTGTGCCATAGTGCTGCATACTGAACAGTCCAATCAATATCATCACAGAGACTATTACAACCACATCTGTCAAGGGAAAATAATAAAATGAGTCAGTTAACACTAGGTCTAAACTCTCGGTATTATTTGTATAACAACATTAAATGTTCCCGTTCACACTACCACTACAAAGTTCCTACGATAAAAGGCAATGCTTAAAACCACAGCATGATAAGCTTATCATTCCACGGACAAAACAATATGGTGAATTATTTAAGGTTGGAATCAACATTTGTGGTTAAATAAATATCAATTGCAAATTTTGGCATGCTCCTCTGAGATGCATAAAAGCAGAAAAAGTACTAGTTTCAAATTGCACATGTACCATTTCTCATTCTGGGTTCTTCGACCTTTATTCCGCCAGTTGCAGAAAGAACTGCAAATTGTAAAGCAGTTGTTAATATCAATTCTCTGAACAGTATCATATTTGAGAAATCTGATACTCCGTCGGATCCAAATTAATTGATTTGCATCAATTaatttggatcggagggagtattaagTAATGATAAAACATGCATGTACTCACCTGATATGGCAGGAGTGAGAATTCCATCTCCAACAGCCATGCAAGTACCAAAAAGGACAAGAATAAGAATGACATTCTTTCTGAATTGGTGCCCCTCTAACCACCTTTTGATCTTTGCAGCAAGAGACTTCTCATCATATGTCTGACGGCTGTATGTTGTTAGGTCTTCATCGGTTTTGTGTTGATTGGGAATAATGCTTATCTTTGCATGCCGGCAAAGCAATGAATAAAGAGCAAAAGTTCCACCTGAAAAGACAAAAAAGCTATTAGAAGATGTGGTTTAttgtcagtggcacactaaactcTGTGTACCTACTTGAGGCAGCTGCACAGAAAAAACTTGTGGCAACTTAGCAGAAGGGCACGGGCCCATCTTAGAGTGACGGCTTTATAGTCCATTATCAGCCTTTTCCGATGATAGGATTACTTAAATACAAAACAGCTTTTTTACATGGGGAGGATAATCAGTTTTTTTTCAGGTGTTACAAAAATCTCTTCATACTGGACACTAGAACGTTTAGAGCCGAACCAATAAAAGGCCTACATAACTGTACTGTCACATGGACTTTAGGAAGCTCTTGACCAGAATTTCCTCTGTATGGCCATACACATTAGCCTTTCATTTTCAGGTGATCTTCAGATGTtcataaaacatgctatgtgtatTACTGCATTATCTCGAACAAATAAGACAGACCACTACAAGCAGTTTAACTGAGCACAAATTCTTACCTTGGCCGTTATCGCTTGCCCTCAAGACGATAAAAACATATTTAACAAGTGGGATGAGAGTAAGGGAGTAGATAATAAGCGAGAGTGCCCCAATAATTTGCTCCGTGTCTTCAATCTCGTTAGGAAAGATATTGTAGAAAACATAAAGGGGCGATGTGCCTAAATCTCCAAACACCACACCAAGGCTTTGGAAAGCTAGTTGTAGCATCAAAACTGTTGGGTAGGTCTGCACATACAAGAGGGGAAAACAGGGCAAAAACAAAATCATTTACTTACTAGCATACTTCATCTATTCATTTTTCAGAAATTCAGAGTAAGGACACCAAATAGCTCTGCATCTTAGGCAACGTCTAAAAATCCATGCACATGGATAACTATCAGGAGAATGCAATGCTGAAAAGAATGTGCTACAAAACACAAAACTGTGATGCTCAATGGTAAAGCCATGTTCTTAACACATCACATTAGTTCTGTATCCTATTGGCTAAGCTTCAGATATATAGAAAACTGACAAATACTTGGATGATGATAGCAGCAATCACCTTTTCTCTGTACATGTTCCTCAGTCTCCCGGCCTCTGCGTCCATGGGCTGATCAAGGCTCTTCTCCAGCTCCCACATCGCCCCCTTGCCCGTGTCCTCATTCGTCGAAACGGTCTCCATGAGGTTCAGACTTCAGGCCAGTCAATCAGCAGCAGAAGTATGTCACAAACTGCAGGCATCAAGAGAGTCAAAACCAGCTCAGTCCAACTGTATTTGTCTTTCCCTCTTACTACATACAAACTCCAACAAAAACACATAGTGATTGCTGCACAGAAAACATGACAACCAACGACAACATATCTCCTTTTCTTCAGGAATCTAGACGAGAACTTGTTTGTGAGGATCTAAACGAGAGCATATGGTTCCAAAAGGCCCAGAAACAGTCAAAAGCAACCACAAAATTCCAGATGCTCGATCAGATTGGTTCTTCAGATTTGAATCCGAGCACAAGACTCCAGCTGCATACATACAGGAGAGCAAAGCCGGGGCGAAGACCAGAGGGTTCCAAAAGGCACAGAACAGAAGCAGTCAAAAGCAAGCAGAAAGGCCCAGATGTTCAAATCTGTTCAGGAGAAAGATTCGGGGGGCCGGGACGGCGAGCACCTGCCACAGGGGACCAGCGACGCCTCGTCAACCATGCGTGGCAATGAGCGAGGACGAAGAGCCGCCGCCTCTGCCTCTGCCGCTGCCGCCGGTGAGGAGCTCGGCCGGTTGCGGCGGGGATGCGCGCCGCCGGGCGCGGGGGAGGCCGGGGAGAAAAATCGGAACTTTGATTCTTTGCGGCGcagtcttttctttttctgtcAGAGTTTTTGGATGTGGAGCAGAGAGGAGTGGAGATGATTTGGAAATTGTCGCTGCACGGCTTGTCCTCAATTATTTGAGGAGCATAAATGGGAGCCATTGATTGGGCCAATTGTTATTGCGCTGTCAAATTCTTTTTAttgtatttttctttttatttctttttattctaTTTTTTCGAGGAAACGGCAGGAGCGCTGTCAAATCATGCACAATGTCAACGTCAGCGTATGAGTGTTTGTTAATCCACCCAAACCTCATAGGATAAAAGTCAAAGCCGAATTCTTTTTGtgcgtcgtcggcgtcgtcggcgtcgtcgatGGTAGTGAGCATTGGAGTCATGTTATTCTTGAGAAGTTGTCTTGATAAGTTAGTTGTTGTAGATGATGATGCTTTACCTCGGCATATTATAACAAAATTTGAGCTTGTCTATGGCTACTTATATGGTTAGTTAAGTGATCATGGTACTTTCCCCGCAAAAAATGTGACGATGGTACTTCATTCGCTTGTTCATCGTGTAAGACAAGACAACACAGGATCCCGATGCTAGCGGACACGGTTGTCAGCATCGCGACCCAAATAATTAAAACCACATCCTTCGAAAACGACTTGGCACGAAATGAATCATGCCACCGCAGACCACATGCGAGAGAAACATAATCAAATTTTGTTTCCGTACGCAAGAAGATAGCGATATGAACCTAATGACAACgtattttcttttttgcatttgAATTAATCTAAGTGGGTACACTTTTTTTTTTAGAAGTTCTCTAAGTGGATCCACATGGAAGCATGTCTCTTCTTGGTGTTAAAAAAAGAAATAACATCACTAGCGACCATAGAATTCGCGTTGGA
This region includes:
- the LOC123452023 gene encoding potassium transporter 18, giving the protein METVSTNEDTGKGAMWELEKSLDQPMDAEAGRLRNMYREKTYPTVLMLQLAFQSLGVVFGDLGTSPLYVFYNIFPNEIEDTEQIIGALSLIIYSLTLIPLVKYVFIVLRASDNGQGGTFALYSLLCRHAKISIIPNQHKTDEDLTTYSRQTYDEKSLAAKIKRWLEGHQFRKNVILILVLFGTCMAVGDGILTPAISVLSATGGIKVEEPRMRNDVVVIVSVMILIGLFSMQHYGTDKVSWLFAPIVFVWFILIGVLGAVNIYTYDRSVLKAFNPIYVYRYFKRGKTSWASLGGIMLSITGTEALFADLSYFPVQAIQIAFTTVVFPCLLLQYTGQAAYIATHKDKVSHSFYFSLPERILWPAFVVATAAAIVSSQATISATYSIIKQALAVGCFPRVKIIHTSKKYLGQIYSPDINWILLILCIAVTAGFKNQSQIANAYGTAVIMVMLVTTFLMIPIMLLVWRSHWALVLLFTVLSLVVEIPYLTAVMKKIDQGGWVPLVFAAAILLIMYVWHYGTLKRYEFEMHSKVSMAWILGLGPSLGLVRVPGIGLVYTELASGVPHIFSHFITNLPAIHSTLVFVCVKYLPVYTVPLDERFLVKRIGPKNFHMFRCVARYGYKDIHRKDDDFEKMLFSSLLLFVRLESMMEEYSDSDDYSALDQQELIDEASNDARSAADLSYASRDSIVPVRSPNLPGSMSSAQTTTATLGFETVGDEVAFLNSCRDAGVVHILGNTVIRARRDSGPLKKLAIDYLYAFLRKICRENSAIFNVPHESLLNVGQVFYV